A stretch of Komagataella phaffii GS115 chromosome 2, complete sequence DNA encodes these proteins:
- a CDS encoding Protein with a role in UDP-galactose transport to the Golgi lumen, whose protein sequence is MKTLTLCVAGIYASFILWGYLQERLSEPYNGRPFKAPLIVNAIQSFFAMIVGSIYLSAKTRKLSTPMDPISQNPKIIYQLALIAVLSSGSSAVGMKSLENVDYLTYLLAKSCKLIPVMIVSVLVYRKRFPVHKYCIALCISAGVILFTLKPKSLSNSIDSSAGNWRGYLCLLISLFLDGLLNSSQDQLFKTFKISGAQLMAALNMLTFILISSYIVLFTDQLPYFVSFVQVSPQLLQNAILYGIAGAIGQIFIFLTLEKFDSIVLTTVTVTRKMFSMVLSVLLFGHSLSLQQQVGIGLVFGGICYESWLKSFGSQVSPKAKLS, encoded by the coding sequence ATGAAAACATTGACTCTTTGTGTGGCAGGAATTTATGCATCGTTTATTCTCTGGGGCTATTTGCAAGAACGCCTGTCGGAGCCCTACAATGGGCGGCCCTTCAAAGCTCCACTGATCGTTAATGCTATTCAATCGTTTTTCGCCATGATTGTAGGCTCCATATATCTCAGTGCTAAAACTAGAAAACTCAGCACTCCAATGGACCCAATTTCGCAAAATCCCAAAATAATTTACCAACTGGCCCTAATTGCGGTGCTTTCTTCGGGATCGTCTGCAGTTGGGATGAAATCCTTGGAGAATGTCGACTACTTGACATATCTTCTTGCTAAATCATGCAAATTGATCCCTGTTATGATCGTCTCCGTCTTGGTATACAGAAAACGATTTCCTGTGCACAAATATTGTATTGCTTTGTGTATTAGTGCTGGCGTTATCTTGTTCACATTAAAGCCCAAGTCGCTGAGTAATTCTATTGATTCCTCCGCTGGAAACTGGAGAGGATATCTTTGtttgttgatatctttATTTTTAGACGGTTTACTCAACTCCTCTCAAGATCAGCTTTTCAAgactttcaaaatttcaggAGCACAGTTGATGGCTGCACTTAACATGTTAACATTTATCCTCATTTCATCGTACATTGTGCTATTCACAGATCAGTTGCCAtattttgtttcctttGTACAAGTGTCTCCTCAATTGCTTCAGAATGCAATATTGTATGGTATTGCAGGAGCCATCGGACAgatttttattttcttaACTCTAGAGAAATTTGACTCTATTGTCCTCACCACGGTCACGGTTACGAGAAAAATGTTCAGCATGGTACTGAGTGTGCTTCTATTTGGACACTCATTATCCTTACAACAGCAGGTTGGAATTGGACTAGTCTTTGGCGGTATTTGCTACGAAAGCTGGCTAAAAAGCTTCGGCTCCCAAGTCAGCCCAAAAGCAAAACTGTCGTAG
- a CDS encoding Vacuolar ATPase V0 domain subunit c', involved in proton transport activity: MTELAPNFAPFFGFAGCTAAMVLSCAGAAIGTAKSGIGIAGIGTFKPELIMKSLIPVVMSGILSVYGLVVAVLIAGGLSPDDNYSLFNGFMHLACGLSVGFACLASGYAIGIVGDEGVRQFMHQPRLFVGIVLILIFAEVLGLYGMIIALILNTKGSG; this comes from the coding sequence ATGACAGAGCTAGCTCCAAATTTTGCTCCCTTTTTTGGATTTGCCGGATGTACAGCTGCAATGGTATTGAGCTGCGCAGGCGCTGCTATAGGCACAGCTAAGTCTGGTATTGGAATTGCCGGTATCGGTACTTTTAAACCTGAGCTCATTATGAAATCTCTTATCCCTGTCGTGATGAGTGGTATTCTTAGTGTTTACGGCCTCGTGGTTGCCGTACTGATCGCTGGGGGTCTCTCTCCAGATGATAACTATTCCCTGTTCAACGGATTTATGCATTTGGCCTGTGGATTAAGCGTTGGTTTTGCCTGCCTCGCAAGTGGATATGCCATTGGTATAGTTGGTGATGAGGGTGTGCGCCAATTTATGCATCAACCAAGATTATTTGTCGGCATAGTTTTGATTCTAATTTTTGCTGAGGTCTTGGGGCTATACGGAATGATTATTGCTCTTATTTTGAATACAAAGGGAAGCGGTTAG
- a CDS encoding Mitochondrial ribosomal protein of the small subunit, giving the protein MARQNFIGLVVSQGKMDKTVKVRVEQMAYNTKIHKSLFKRKNYLVHDEGNICKEGDIVRIEATRPLSSRKHFAVAEIKKNKGQQFAKYEEEATLKIQKEEREKTNSFLQRREDKINQKSSIVQDLKDIEKLCHGSSELTAEEVTRITQLKEKYGVTTWPPNKPIVDLDIRYLAQKITDLRVKISRDDKLVELFDGTKANEEKVNRILAKLNKDPTSKRSIKKNLVRKFLSDSSIEDKAEVGL; this is encoded by the coding sequence ATGGCCAGGCAGAACTTTATAGGCCTTGTGGTTTCACAAGGTAAGATGGATAAAACTGTCAAAGTACGCGTAGAGCAAATGGCGTATAACACAAAGATTCACAAGtctttgttcaagaggAAAAACTATCTTGTTCATGATGAGGGTAACATTTGTAAAGAGGGAGATATTGTCAGAATTGAAGCCACAAGACCCTTGAGTTCCAGAAAGCATTTTGCTGTAgcagaaataaaaaagaaTAAGGGTCAGCAATTTGCGAAatacgaagaagaagctaccttgaagattcagaaagaagagagagaaaagacCAATAGCTTTCTTCAACGAAGAGAGGATAAAATCAACCAGAAAAGCAGCATAGTACAGGATTTGAAGGACATCGAAAAGCTGTGCCATGGTTCATCTGAACTTACCGCTGAAGAAGTCACAAGAATAACACAATTAAAGGAAAAATATGGTGTTACCACATGGCCTCCAAACAAACCGATTGTTGACCTGGACATTAGATACCTGGCACAGAAAATTACTGACTTGCGAGTGAAGATCAGTAGGGATGACAAACTTGTTGAGCTGTTTGATGGTACCAAAGctaatgaagaaaaagttaACCGTATACTCGCCAAACTGAACAAAGATCCAACTTCCAAGAGAAGTATAAAGAAGAACTTAGTGAGGAAGTTTTTGAGTGATTCCtccattgaagataaaGCAGAGGTAGGACTATAA
- a CDS encoding Constituent of the mitochondrial import motor associated with the presequence translocase, whose protein sequence is MVLPIIAGLGLTVAALTFRSGLRAYYRYVKLTPTMIAQLNGIQLSKPHTQNDVMKLKFAQYPGGFFNPITESEALLILGIPQSEIVTLTHEKLKKRHRQCMLINHPDKGGSPYLAMKINQAKEVLEKSYMFRK, encoded by the coding sequence ATGGTTCTCCCAATAATCGCTGGCTTGGGACTTACCGTGGCAGCTTTGACATTTAGAAGTGGGTTGAGAGCTTATTATAGGTACGTCAAATTAACCCCCACTATGATAGCCCAATTGAACGGGATACAGTTATCAAAACCACACACTCAAAACGACGTAATGAAACTAAAGTTTGCCCAGTATCCTGGAGGATTTTTTAATCCCATAACTGAAAGTGAGGCGCTGCTTATATTGGGGATTCCCCAGTCAGAAATTGTGACTTTAACGCATGAGAAACTAAAGAAACGACATAGGCAATGTATGCTGATAAATCATCCAGATAAAGGAGGGAGTCCGTATTTAGCAATGAAAATTAACCAGGCGAAGGAGGTATTAGAAAAAAGTTACATGTTTCGGAAATGA
- a CDS encoding Putative protein kinase that exhibits Akr1p-dependent palmitoylation, giving the protein MDLITNCLSYIPCLSFDPTLKINGVNYKIERLLGEGGFSYVYLVKNYNGQYALKKITCPFGNENLKVALQEVSNYKEFNSPFIVRSIDYSVVSEKEGYKTVYILLPFFETGIQDIITDNALNDTQIDEKVAIRMFIDICRGLHSMHRHHRNAASDSNAILLDTDSDAENQSLINNDFGTELNETTIFAHGDLKPSNIMLSKDETPVICDLGSCQKMPINITSFQHAISIQELVEEHCTLPYRAPELFDIKSGDTITESIDIWSLGCTLYALLYGLNPFEREEQINGANITLAINAGKYTYPDGDYTQKIKSLIDMCLVVDQKERPSIETVLATALETTS; this is encoded by the coding sequence ATGGACCTTATCACCAATTGTTTATCATATATCCCATGCCTCTCATTTGACCCGACCCTCAAGATTAATGGAGTGAATTACAAAATAGAGAGGCTATTGGGCGAAGGCGGATTTTCTTATGTCTATTTAGTCAAGAACTACAATGGACAGTATGCTCTCAAGAAAATAACATGTCCATTTGGTAATGAGAACCTCAAAGTGGCATTGCaagaagtttcaaactATAAGGAGTTTAATTCTCCTTTCATAGTGAGAAGCATTGATTATAGTGTAGTCTCggagaaagaaggataCAAAACTGTGTATATTTTGCTGCCTTTCTTTGAGACTGGAATTCAAGATATAATCACCGACAACGCTCTCAACGATACCCAAATAGACGAAAAGGTTGCAATAAGAATGTTTATAGATATTTGCCGTGGTTTACATTCGATGCACAGGCACCATAGGAATGCGGCAAGTGACTCCAATGCAATTTTACTAGATACAGATTCTGATGCTGAAAACCAGTCTCTCATTAACAATGATTTTGGTACAGAATTGAATGAGACCACCATTTTCGCACATGGAGATCTGAAACCCTCTAACATCATGCTTTCAAAGGATGAGACTCCTGTCATATGTGATCTTGGCTCATGTCAAAAGATGCCTATCAATATTACATCATTTCAGCACGCAATTAGCATCCAAGAACTGGTTGAGGAGCACTGTACTCTACCCTATAGAGCTCCTGAACTCTTTGATATTAAGAGCGGGGATACCATCACCGAGAGTATCGACATTTGGTCTCTTGGTTGCACCCTTTATGCTCTCCTGTACGGATTAAATCCATTTGAGAGGGAGGAGCAAATCAATGGCGCCAACATTACCCTCGCAATAAATGCCGGAAAGTACACCTATCCTGATGGCGATTACACtcagaaaatcaaaagcTTGATTGACATGTGTCTAGTAGTTGATCAAAAGGAAAGACCTTCGATTGAAACTGTTCTAGCAACAGCATTGGAAACCACCAGTTGA
- a CDS encoding Tryptophan synthase involved in tryptophan biosynthesis → MTTNLKRAFEKAKKQNRSALITFVTAGYPTINDTVPILQGLQAGGVDIIELGIPFSDPIADGPTIQAANTKALENGVNIDICLDIVKQARAKGVSVPIVLMGYYNPILAYGEQKMIEATKIAGANGYIICDLPPEEAVKFRGYCAKQGLSYIPLVAPATTDERLDVLSKISDSFIYVVSRMGTTGAQTKMSDTLPQLVKRVKSFAGSSPIAVGFGVSTREHYLDVGASSDGVVIGSKLINVIDAAPESLRADAAKKFVREILGRTDDTTITDSLSDNDNEIPYQEIATEETQFNEVHKCNPHFGQFGGQYVPEALHTCLAELEKGFDAAVADPEFWKEFKSLYPYIGRPSSLHRAERLTEYAGGAQIWLKREDLNHTGSHKINNALAQVILARRLGKNRVIAETGAGQHGVATATAAAKFGMKCTVFMGAEDVRRQALNVFRMRILGASVVAVQEGTRTLRDATSEAFRFWVSNLETTHYVVGSAIGPHPYPTLVRTFQSIIGSETKEQFKELNDGKLPDAVCACVGGGSNSTGMFSPFEKDESVKLYGFEAGGDGIDTPYHSATLTAGKPGVFHGVMTYVLQDNDGQIHDTHSVSAGLDYPGVGPELAAWKANGRAQFSAVTDAQALEGFKILSQLEGIIPALESSHAIYGALQIAKTMSSDQSLVINVSGRGDKDVQSVAEILPKLGPQIGWDLRFSEDITKE, encoded by the exons ATGACTACAAATTTGAAACGTGCCTTTGAAAAGGCTAAAAAGCAAA ACCGTAGTGCTTTAATCACGTTCGTCACTGCTGGTTACCCTACTATTAACGACACTGTCCCCATTTTGCAAGGACTGCAAGCTGGTGGCGTGGATATTATTGAGCTGGGAATTCCCTTCAGTGACCCAATTGCTGACGGTCCTACCATTCAAGCTGCCAACACCAAAGCATTGGAGAATGGTGTTAATATAGATATCTGTTTGGACATTGTTAAACAAGCCAGAGCTAAAGGTGTTAGCGTTCCTATCGTCTTAATGGGCTACTACAATCCAATTTTGGCTTATGGAGAACAAAAAATGATTGAGGCCACCAAAATAGCAGGTGCAAACGGTTACATCATTTGCGACCTGCCTCCTGAAGAAGCTGTTAAATTTAGAGGTTATTGCGCTAAGCAAGGTCTAAGTTATATTCCTTTGGTTGCTCCCGCTACCACCGATGAGAGATTGGATGTTCTGAGCAAGATCTCAGATTCATTCATCTATGTCGTTTCTAGAATGGGAACCACAGGTGCACAAACAAAAATGTCTGACACATTGCCTCAATTGGTGAAGAGAGTAAAAAGCTTTGCGGGGTCAAGCCCAATTGCTGTAGGATTTGGTGTCAGTACTCGCGAGCATTATTTGGATGTTGGGGCTTCTTCTGATGGTGTTGTCATCGGAAGTAAGTTAATCAACGTTATTGACGCAGCACCTGAAAGCTTAAGAGCTGATGCTGCAAAGAAGTTCGTCAGAGAAATTCTTGGACGTACAGATGATACTACTATTACTGATTCTTTGAGTGACAATGACAACGAGATTCCAtatcaagaaattgcaaCTGAGGAAACTCAGTTCAACGAGGTTCACAAATGTAACCCTCATTTTGGACAATTTGGTGGTCAGTATGTACCTGAAGCTTTGCACACTTGTTTAGCAGAACTAGAGAAAGGCTTTGATGCCGCGGTGGCTGATCCagaattttggaaagagttTAAATCTCTTTACCCCTATATTGGAAGACCATCTTCCCTTCACCGCGCTGAAAGACTAACTGAGTACGCTGGTGGAGCCCAAATCTGgttgaagagagaagacTTGAATCATACAGGGTCTCATAAAATCAACAATGCTTTGGCTCAAGTAATTCTTGCTCGTCGTCTAGGCAAGAATCGTGTTATTGCTGAGACTGGTGCTGGTCAACATGGTGTTGCAACTGCTACTGCTGCTGCCAAATTTGGTATGAAATGCACTGTTTTTATGGGAGCAGAAGACGTTCGCCGTCAAGCCCTCAATGTTTTCAGGATGAGAATCCTAGGTGCATCTGTTGTGGCTGTCCAGGAAGGAACAAGGACTCTTCGGGATGCCACTTCTGAAGCCTTCAGATTCTGGGTGTCAAATCTTGAAACCACTCACTACGTTGTAGGATCCGCTATTGGACCTCATCCATACCCAACATTAGTgagaacttttcaaagtattaTTGGAAGCGAAACTAAAGAACAGTTCAAGGAACTGAACGATGGGAAGCTTCCTGATGCCGTTTGTGCTTGTGTTGGTGGAGGGTCCAACTCTACAGGTATGTTCTCaccatttgaaaaagacgAATCTGTAAAGCTTTATGGATTTGAAGCCGGTGGAGATGGTATTGATACACCTTACCATTCGGCTACTTTGACTGCAGGTAAGCCAGGTGTGTTTCATGGAGTTATGACTTATGTACTACAAGATAACGACGGCCAAATTCATGATACACACTCTGTTTCAGCTGGTTTGGACTACCCTGGAGTTGGTCCTGAATTGGCTGCCTGGAAAGCAAATGGTAGAGCCCAATTTTCCGCTGTAACTGATGCCCAAGCATTAGAGGGATTCAAAATCCTGTCTCAATTGGAAGGGATCATTCCAGCACTAGAGTCTAGTCATGCAATCTACGGCGCATTGCAAATTGCAAAGACTATGTCTTCGGACCAGTCCTTAGTTATTAATGTATCTGGAAGGGGTGATAAGGACGTCCAGAGTGTAGCTGAGATTTTACCTAAATTGGGACCTCAAATTGGATGGGATTTGCGTTTCAGCGAAGACATTACTAAAGAGTGA
- a CDS encoding Histidinol-phosphate aminotransferase, catalyzes the seventh step in histidine biosynthesis, with product MVFDYKRLVRPNILSLEPYRCARDDFKEGILLDANENTHGPSISDLSTSEDDLQLNRYPDPHQLELKQQICNIRNQETPIEGEKVEVENLCLGVGSDESIDALMRCFLTPSKDKLLICTPTYGMYGICATINDIEIVKCPLNLQSFQIQPEEILKVVQNDPTIKLLYLTSPGNPTGQLIDFSLVETILNAWEGGIVILDEAYIDFSPVGSSRSTLVNKYPNLIVLQTLSKAFGLAGIRLGITFASKPISALLNALKYPYNISNLTSNIALRATLPENVQEMRSKCKAICNEREFVIDSLTKLPNVGRVIGGLDANFILLQFLDTNGKPSNEVAKKLYTTLATENKVVIRYRGSELGCEGCLRISIGTREENNTLIDQMSKVLPQVIKSST from the coding sequence ATGGTTTTTGACTACAAGAGACTGGTTAGACCTAACATCTTGAGTTTGGAGCCTTACAGATGCGCCCGTGACGATTTTAAGGAAGGAATTCTGCTTGATGCTAATGAAAATACTCATGGACCTAGTATATCTGACCTTAGCACCTCAGAGGATGACTTGCAACTTAACAGATATCCTGATCCTCATCAGTTGGAGCTAAAGCAACAAATCTGTAATATTAGAAATCAAGAAACCCCCATCGAAGGGGAGAAAGTTGAGGTGGAGAACTTATGCCTGGGTGTGGGTTCTGACGAAAGTATTGACGCCTTGATGAGATGTTTTTTGACCCCTTCAAAAGATAAACTATTGATTTGTACACCTACTTATGGGATGTATGGAATCTGTGCTACGATTAATGACATTGAAATTGTGAAATGTCCTTTGAACTTGCAGAGCTTCCAGATACAACCGgaagaaatcttgaaagttgttcaaaatgatCCTACTATCAAGTTACTTTATCTCACTTCTCCTGGTAATCCAACAGGCCAATTAATTGACTTCAGTCTGGTAGAGACAATTTTAAACGCGTGGGAAGGTGGTATCGTCATACTGGATGAGGCATATATTGATTTTTCACCCGTGGGATCGTCTAGAAGCACCCTGGTCAACAAATATCCGAACTTGATCGTACTTCAGACTCTTTCTAAAGCATTTGGTCTAGCGGGTATAAGACTTGGTATCACATTTGCCAGCAAACCAATTTCCGCGTTGCTGAATGCGTTAAAGTACCCTTACAATATTTCCAATCTGACTTCTAATATTGCTTTGAGAGCTACGTTGCCTGAGAACGTCCAAGAAATGAGAAGCAAATGCAAAGCAATCTGCAATGAAAGGGAGTTTGTCATAGATTCCCTGACAAAACTACCAAACGTCGGCCGCGTCATTGGCGGCCTAGATGCCAACTTCattcttttgcaatttcttgataCAAATGGAAAACCCTCTAATGAGGTTGCCAAGAAGCTTTACACTACATTGGCCACCGAGAATAAGGTAGTTATTCGATACAGAGGAAGTGAACTTGGATGCGAAGGTTGTTTGAGAATTAGTATTGGAACCAGAGAGGAAAACAATACTTTGATAGACCAAATGTCAAAAGTACTACCACAGGTTATCAAATCATCTACATAG
- a CDS encoding Essential protein involved in transcription regulation, with protein MNVSTTSVESLSSDLSLISAHSHISGLGLDDNLQPRANSQGMVGQLKARRAAGIILKMIQQGKIAGRAALIAGPPSTGKTAIAMGLSQSLGDDVPFTSIAGSEIFSLELSKTEALTQAFRKSIGIKIKEETELIEGEVVEIQIDRSVTGGHKQGKLTIKTTDMETIYELGNKMIESLQREKIIAGDIISIDKASGKISKLGRSFTRARDYDAMGPETKFVQCPEGELQVRKEVVHTVSLHEIDVINSRSQGFLALFSGDTGEIRAEVRDQINTKVAEWKEEGKAEICPGVLFIDEVHMLDIECFSYLNRALEDEFSPIVIMATNRGISKIRGTSYKSPHGLPMDLLDRSIIIRTECYSSLDIQQILSIRSKEEEVDLTEDALALLTKIGTETSIRYASNLISVSNQIAIKRRSNTVGIEDIKKSYILFLDSDRSVQFLEDNRLQYIDDQGNVNLNVDVVADKMDTD; from the coding sequence atgaaCGTAAGCACAACTTCAGTAGAGTCGTTATCATCTGATCTGTCTTTGATTAGCGCCCACTCTCACATTAGCGGTTTGGGTCTTGATGACAATCTGCAACCACGTGCCAACTCTCAAGGTATGGTTGGTCAGTTAAAAGCTCGTAGGGCGGCAGGAATtatcttgaagatgattcaaCAGGGTAAGATTGCAGGGAGAGCAGCTTTAATTGCAGGGCCCCCTTCTACAGGAAAGACGGCTATAGCTATGGGATTGAGTCAATCGCTAGGCGATGATGTACCCTTCACTTCCATTGCGGGCAGTGAAATTTTCTCTCTTGAGCTGAGCAAAACCGAAGCTCTTACGCAAGCGTTCCGAAAGTCCATTGGAATCAAGATTAAGGAAGAAACAGAATTGATCGAAGGTGAAGTTGTCgaaattcaaattgataGATCTGTCACTGGTGGTCACAAACAGGGAAAACTTACTATCAAAACTACTGATATGGAGACAATCTACGAACTGGGAAACAAGATGATCGAATCAttacaaagagaaaagatcATAGCTGGTGACATTATATCTATTGATAAAGCAAGCGGAAAAATCAGTAAGTTGGGAAGATCATTCACTAGAGCCCGTGATTATGATGCCATGGGACCAGAAACTAAATTTGTACAATGTCCCGAGGGAGAGTTACAGGTGAGAAAGGAGGTTGTACATACCGTAAGTTTACATGAAATTGATGTGATCAATTCAAGGTCTCAAGGCTTTCTAGCCCTGTTTTCTGGTGACACGGGGGAAATTAGAGCTGAAGTCAGAGATCAAATCAACACCAAAGTTGCTgaatggaaagaagaaggaaaagcTGAAATTTGTCCAGGTGTGCTATTTATTGACGAAGTACACATGCTAGATATTGAATGTTTCTCATATCTTAACAGGGCCCTGGAAGATGAGTTTTCCCCGATTGTAATTATGGCTACGAACAGAGGCATCTCTAAGATAAGAGGTACCTCATACAAGTCACCACATGGTCTCCCAATGGACTTGTTAGATCGTTCAATCATCATCCGCACAGAATGTTACTCATCATTGGACATTCAGCAGATTCTTTCAATTAGAAgcaaggaagaagaggtgGACTTGACAGAAGACGCTCTAGCATTACTTACAAAGATTGGTACCGAAACCAGTATTAGGTATGCTTCTAATTTGATTAGTGTGTCCAATCAAATTGCCATTAAGAGAAGATCCAATACGGTTGGtattgaagatatcaagaaaAGTTATATTCTGTTCTTAGACAGCGACAGATCAGTGCAGTTTCTGGAAGACAACAGACTGCAATACATCGATGATCAGGGAAACGTGAATCTTAATGTTGACGTTGTTGCTGACAAAATGGACACCGACTAA
- a CDS encoding Xanthine-guanine phosphoribosyl transferase, giving the protein MSSEKLHISYNFIHKLCQETAVKIREDGKPDVIVAIGGGGFIPARILRSFIKLPGEKNIPIQAIGLSLYEDMENGEDAIGKEVIRTQWLDFGALSQHFDSLIGKNVLIIDEVDDTRTTLHYAVSELYKDVKEMAEKLGRQDEITKFNIFVLHNKNKPKRAEIDFKMLGGGQYYAARDVPDAWIAYPWEAVDIDEHQKQAERQGFV; this is encoded by the coding sequence ATGTCCAGTGAAAAGTTACACATTTCATACAACTTTATCCATAAGCTGTGTCAAGAAACAGCCGTTAAAATTAGGGAAGATGGTAAACCAGATGTGATTGTCGCaattggaggaggaggtTTCATCCCAGCAAGAATACTCAGAAGCTTCATTAAGCTACCTGGTGAAAAGAATATTCCAATTCAAGCCATTGGTTTGTCCTTGTACGAAGATATGGAAAATGGAGAGGATGCAATTGGTAAAGAGGTCATCCGTACGCAGTGGCTTGATTTCGGAGCTCTGAGTCAAcattttgattctttgataGGTAAGAACGTGCTGatcattgatgaagtcgACGACACCAGAACTACATTACATTATGCAGTCAGTGAATTGTACAAAGACGTCAAAGAAATGGCAGAAAAATTGGGACGTCAAGATGAAATCACCAAGTTCAACATTTTTGTCCTTCACAACAAGAACAAGCCAAAGAGAGCAGAAATAGACTTCAAAATGCTAGGTGGTGGGCAGTATTATGCAGCAAGAGACGTTCCAGATGCTTGGATCGCCTATCCATGGGAAGCTGTAGACATAGACGaacatcaaaaacaagCTGAAAGACAGGGTTTCGTGTAG